In Anaerolineales bacterium, the following are encoded in one genomic region:
- the truB gene encoding tRNA pseudouridine(55) synthase TruB, with protein sequence MQNNFQYTSGGGRGEPGQNDVSNLVSGVLVVDKPIGLTSHDVVQIIRRGTGIRRAGHTGTLDPRASGVLVVLMGPAVRLSEFVSAEDKRYQATIRLGSSTDTYDAEGAFTSPEVPVDIEREEFTKLLEQFTGEIEQTPPAYSAVRVQGQRAYDMARRGEDVELPPRIIQVHSLELLEWALPEVVVDVHCSSGTYIRSLANDIGEKLGTGAHLVGLRRTRSGRFTLRDAVSLRRLREAFETGSWAQYLIPAAEALADWPAVELDAEMLEKVRNGHRIPAAAEATGLARAVSEQGDLVAVIEVDGAEWQPRKVFMS encoded by the coding sequence ATGCAAAACAACTTTCAGTACACTTCCGGGGGCGGCCGCGGGGAGCCGGGGCAAAACGACGTGAGCAACCTGGTTTCGGGAGTGCTGGTGGTGGATAAGCCCATTGGGCTGACCTCGCACGATGTGGTGCAGATCATCCGCCGCGGCACCGGCATCCGCCGCGCCGGCCATACCGGCACGCTGGACCCGCGTGCCTCCGGCGTGCTGGTGGTGCTGATGGGCCCGGCGGTGCGCTTGAGCGAGTTCGTCTCGGCAGAAGACAAGCGCTACCAGGCCACCATCCGCCTGGGCTCCTCAACCGACACCTATGATGCGGAGGGCGCCTTTACCAGCCCGGAAGTGCCGGTGGACATCGAGCGCGAGGAGTTCACCAAGCTGCTGGAACAATTCACCGGCGAGATCGAGCAGACCCCGCCGGCCTATTCCGCCGTGCGCGTGCAGGGCCAGCGGGCCTACGACATGGCCCGCCGCGGCGAAGACGTGGAACTGCCGCCGCGCATCATCCAGGTGCACAGCCTGGAGCTGCTGGAATGGGCTTTGCCTGAGGTGGTGGTGGATGTGCACTGCTCGTCCGGCACCTACATCCGCTCGCTGGCCAACGACATCGGCGAGAAGCTGGGCACCGGCGCCCACTTGGTGGGCTTGCGCCGCACGCGCAGCGGCCGCTTCACTTTGCGTGACGCGGTCTCCCTGCGCCGCCTGCGGGAAGCTTTCGAGACCGGCAGTTGGGCGCAATATCTGATCCCCGCGGCCGAAGCGTTGGCTGACTGGCCGGCGGTAGAGCTGGACGCCGAGATGCTGGAGAAGGTGCGCAACGGCCACCGCATTCCTGCCGCGGCCGAGGCCACCGGCCTGGCCCGTGCCGTCAGCGAGCAGGGCGATCTGGTCGCCGTGATCGAAGTGGACGGCGCGGAGTGGCAGCCGCGCAAAGTCTTCATGTCCTAG
- a CDS encoding SCO1664 family protein: MSKRLSARVTPIAILQSGEFSITGQFTWGSNYTFLVEVTQPGGAPLEAVYKPQRGERPLWDFPEDSLAGREVAAWLVSQALGWGLVPPTVFRDDGPLGPGSLQLHIPHDPEQHYFTFDDAVRQQLRPTAAFDLLINNADRKGGHILLDPAGKLWLIDHGISFHTEPKLRTVIWVFAGEPFPAEVSAGLARLGPQLAPDGPLSAALAPYLSQEEIAALEARRAALLAAGHYPAQPEDQRSVPWPPV; this comes from the coding sequence TTGAGCAAGCGACTTAGTGCCCGAGTCACACCCATCGCCATCCTCCAAAGCGGCGAATTCTCCATCACCGGCCAGTTCACTTGGGGCAGCAACTACACATTCCTGGTGGAAGTGACGCAACCCGGCGGCGCCCCGCTGGAAGCGGTCTACAAGCCGCAGCGCGGCGAACGGCCGCTGTGGGACTTCCCCGAAGACAGCCTGGCCGGCCGCGAAGTGGCCGCCTGGCTGGTCAGCCAGGCGCTGGGCTGGGGCTTGGTGCCGCCCACCGTCTTTCGAGACGATGGCCCGCTCGGTCCCGGCTCCCTGCAGCTGCACATCCCTCATGACCCCGAACAGCACTACTTCACTTTTGACGACGCCGTGCGCCAGCAGTTGCGTCCCACGGCGGCTTTTGACCTGCTGATCAACAATGCCGACCGCAAAGGCGGTCATATCCTGCTGGACCCGGCCGGCAAACTCTGGCTGATCGACCACGGCATCAGCTTCCACACCGAACCCAAACTGCGCACCGTAATCTGGGTCTTTGCCGGCGAGCCGTTCCCGGCCGAGGTCAGCGCGGGGCTGGCGCGCCTGGGGCCGCAGCTGGCGCCTGACGGGCCGCTGAGCGCCGCTTTGGCGCCTTACCTCAGCCAGGAGGAGATCGCCGCACTGGAGGCTCGGCGGGCGGCCCTGTTGGCCGCCGGGCACTATCCCGCCCAACCGGAGGACCAGCGCAGCGTACCGTGGCCACCCGTATAA
- a CDS encoding dihydrofolate reductase yields MRISLVVAMDRRGGIGLRGGMPWHLGDDLRHFRRLTMGHHLLMGRVTYEATAGKLPGRDLIVLSRDAGFQPADAQVAGSLAAGIQLAEAAGEEELFVIGGGQVFAEALPLAGRLYLTRVHAEVEADTFFPAFDESDWRLISQRDYAASERNDFDFSLMVLER; encoded by the coding sequence ATGCGGATTTCCCTGGTGGTTGCCATGGACCGCCGCGGCGGCATCGGCCTGCGCGGCGGCATGCCCTGGCACCTGGGCGACGACCTGCGCCACTTCCGCCGCCTGACCATGGGCCATCATCTGCTGATGGGCCGGGTGACCTATGAGGCCACGGCGGGCAAGCTCCCCGGCCGGGATCTGATCGTGCTCTCGCGTGACGCGGGCTTCCAGCCGGCGGATGCGCAGGTGGCCGGCTCGCTGGCCGCCGGCATCCAGCTGGCCGAGGCCGCCGGCGAAGAGGAGCTCTTCGTCATCGGCGGCGGGCAGGTTTTCGCCGAGGCGCTGCCGCTGGCGGGCCGCCTGTATCTGACCCGCGTCCACGCCGAGGTCGAGGCCGACACCTTCTTCCCCGCCTTCGACGAATCCGACTGGCGGCTGATCTCGCAGCGCGATTACGCGGCGAGCGAACGCAATGATTTCGATTTCAGCTTGATGGTGTTGGAACGGTAG
- a CDS encoding DHH family phosphoesterase: protein MDRSLLDQARQRLHDAQSFLVVSHVRPDGDAICSVLGLGLALQAAGKQVQMVLSDGLPEGFDHLPGVQQIARAAQGPVDLVITVDAAAQERTGEALRQHPQVHLNIDHHITNTLFGELNLIDPDSVATCAMLAEHLPALGLDFAPGVPEALLTGILTDTIGFHTSNMNPQALRIAADLVERGADLPELYERALLRRSFEALRYWGAGLSSLQREGELVWASLTLADRQAAGYPANDDAELVNNIAFVEGAAVVVLFVEQHDNQVKMSWRSRGAIDVSRIAAQFGGGGHLAAAGANLSGSLAQVQEQVLQATRAALQAVAV, encoded by the coding sequence ATGGATAGATCACTGCTGGATCAGGCGCGCCAGCGTCTGCACGACGCGCAGAGCTTCCTGGTCGTTTCGCATGTGCGCCCGGATGGCGATGCGATCTGTTCTGTCCTGGGCCTGGGCCTGGCATTGCAGGCGGCGGGCAAGCAGGTGCAAATGGTGCTGAGCGACGGCTTACCGGAAGGCTTTGACCATTTGCCCGGCGTGCAGCAGATCGCGCGCGCCGCGCAAGGCCCGGTGGACCTGGTGATCACGGTGGACGCCGCCGCCCAGGAGCGCACTGGCGAAGCCCTGCGCCAGCACCCCCAAGTACATCTGAATATTGACCACCACATTACCAATACGCTGTTTGGCGAACTGAACCTGATCGACCCCGACTCCGTGGCCACCTGCGCCATGCTCGCCGAGCATCTGCCCGCCCTGGGGCTGGACTTCGCCCCGGGCGTGCCCGAAGCGCTTTTGACCGGCATCCTCACCGATACCATCGGCTTCCACACCTCTAACATGAATCCCCAGGCCCTGCGCATTGCCGCCGACCTGGTGGAGCGCGGCGCCGACCTGCCGGAGCTGTACGAGCGCGCCCTGCTGCGCCGCTCCTTTGAAGCCCTGCGCTATTGGGGTGCCGGGCTCAGCAGCTTGCAGCGCGAGGGCGAACTGGTCTGGGCCAGCCTGACCCTGGCGGACCGCCAGGCGGCGGGCTACCCGGCCAACGATGATGCTGAGTTGGTCAACAACATCGCTTTTGTCGAGGGCGCCGCGGTGGTGGTGCTCTTTGTGGAGCAGCACGACAACCAGGTCAAGATGAGCTGGCGCAGCCGGGGCGCGATTGATGTCTCGCGTATTGCTGCCCAGTTTGGCGGCGGCGGCCATCTAGCCGCGGCTGGTGCCAACCTTTCCGGCAGCCTGGCGCAAGTACAGGAACAGGTCTTGCAGGCCACCCGAGCGGCCCTGCAAGCGGTTGCAGTATAA
- a CDS encoding thymidylate synthase, with protein MQSYLDLMREVLEDGAEKGDRTGTGTRSVFGRQLRFDLAAGFPLLTTKKLHLKSIIYELLWFLRGESNIAYLKEHGVRIWDEWADAQGELGPVYGVQWRSWPAADGEVVDQIAQVVEQIRRNPNSRRLMVSAWNVGQLEQMALPPCHLLFQFYVAEGKLSCQMYQRSADIFLGLPFNIASYALLTLMMAQVCDLQPGELVISLGDCHLYSNHFEQAGLQLSRQPYALPRMQLNPEIRSIFDFDYSDFTLLDYQAHPHIKAPVAV; from the coding sequence ATGCAAAGCTACCTCGACCTGATGCGTGAAGTATTGGAAGACGGCGCCGAAAAAGGCGACCGTACCGGCACTGGCACGCGCTCCGTCTTTGGCCGCCAACTCCGTTTCGATCTGGCGGCGGGCTTCCCCCTGCTGACCACCAAGAAACTGCACCTCAAATCGATCATCTACGAACTGCTCTGGTTCCTGCGCGGCGAGAGCAACATTGCCTACCTCAAAGAGCACGGCGTGCGCATTTGGGACGAGTGGGCCGACGCCCAGGGCGAGTTAGGACCGGTGTACGGCGTGCAGTGGCGCAGCTGGCCCGCCGCCGACGGTGAAGTGGTGGACCAGATCGCCCAGGTGGTCGAGCAGATCCGCCGCAACCCCAACTCACGGCGCCTGATGGTCAGCGCCTGGAACGTGGGCCAGTTGGAGCAGATGGCCCTGCCACCCTGCCACCTGCTCTTCCAGTTCTATGTCGCTGAAGGCAAGCTTTCTTGTCAGATGTATCAGCGCTCAGCGGACATTTTTCTCGGCCTGCCCTTCAACATCGCTTCGTACGCCTTGCTGACCCTGATGATGGCCCAGGTCTGCGACCTGCAACCGGGTGAGCTGGTGATCAGCCTGGGCGACTGTCATTTGTACAGCAATCATTTCGAGCAGGCCGGCTTGCAGCTGAGCCGCCAGCCCTATGCTCTGCCGCGTATGCAGCTCAATCCGGAAATCCGCTCCATCTTCGACTTCGACTACAGCGACTTTACGTTATTGGATTACCAGGCCCACCCGCACATCAAAGCGCCGGTGGCCGTCTGA
- a CDS encoding DUF3090 domain-containing protein — protein MPKPIELRPVDHITTDAIGAPGQRVFYIQAWKDDRIITLVCEKTQIQSLAVGVEQFLAEINTKHADLADASADYDEDQMHIHPPVDPIFRVGQLGLGYDPDGDLVALELRELPEGQQEPDELGLARLWCTRSQIRALANWGIEIASRGRPICPQCGQPMDPAGHFCARKNGHKH, from the coding sequence ATGCCTAAACCCATCGAGCTTCGCCCTGTAGACCACATCACCACCGACGCGATTGGCGCCCCCGGCCAGCGCGTCTTTTACATCCAGGCCTGGAAGGACGACCGCATCATCACCCTGGTCTGTGAGAAGACCCAGATCCAGAGCCTGGCGGTCGGCGTGGAGCAGTTCCTGGCTGAGATCAACACCAAGCACGCCGACCTGGCCGACGCCTCGGCCGACTACGACGAAGACCAGATGCACATCCACCCGCCGGTGGACCCCATCTTCCGCGTCGGCCAGTTGGGTTTGGGCTACGACCCAGACGGCGACCTGGTAGCCCTGGAACTGCGTGAGCTGCCCGAAGGCCAGCAGGAGCCGGATGAGCTGGGGCTGGCGCGCTTGTGGTGCACACGCTCGCAGATCCGCGCCCTGGCCAATTGGGGCATCGAGATCGCCTCGCGCGGCCGCCCGATCTGCCCGCAGTGCGGCCAACCGATGGACCCGGCCGGCCATTTCTGTGCCCGCAAAAATGGGCATAAGCATTGA
- a CDS encoding AAA family ATPase, which translates to MADLFDHALKQRLDREAPLAARMRPRRLEEYVGQQEILGEGRLLRRAIEADRLFASIILWGPPGVGKTTLAMVIANHTQSHFETLSAVMAGKAELRQVLDEAKERRRLYNMRTILFVDEVHRWNKAQQDALLPHVENGTITLIGATTENPYFEVNGALVSRSRIFQLHPLTDAEVRQVMQMALDDPERGYGGRSIHLHDEAAAHFIRVAGGDARNALNALELAVESTPPDASGMIQISLSVAQESIQRRAVLYDKDGDAHYDTISAFIKSVRGSDPDAALYWLAKMLYAGEDPRFILRRLVILAGEDIGLGDPLGLVVANAAAQSFDFIGLPEGIFPIVHATLYLSTAPKSNSALGYFAAYQKIEAEGKVDVPDPLRDKNRDGKALGHGQGYVYPHDEPEHFAPQQYLPKDVLGTYFYDPSEQGYEAEVKARLARWREAQRLALNITRSEQLPTPGHDEAEEIKRRHKGGGSR; encoded by the coding sequence TTGGCCGATCTCTTTGACCACGCGCTGAAACAGCGCCTCGACCGCGAAGCCCCGTTGGCGGCGCGCATGCGCCCGCGCCGGCTGGAAGAATACGTGGGCCAGCAGGAGATTCTCGGCGAAGGCCGCCTGCTGCGCCGGGCCATTGAGGCTGACCGGCTGTTCGCCTCCATCATCCTGTGGGGGCCGCCGGGCGTGGGCAAGACCACCCTGGCGATGGTCATTGCCAACCACACCCAATCGCACTTCGAAACGCTCTCGGCCGTGATGGCCGGCAAAGCCGAGCTGCGCCAGGTGCTGGACGAGGCCAAAGAGCGCCGCCGGCTGTACAACATGCGCACCATCCTCTTTGTGGACGAGGTGCACCGCTGGAACAAAGCCCAGCAGGACGCCCTGCTGCCGCATGTCGAGAACGGCACCATCACCCTGATCGGCGCCACCACCGAGAACCCCTATTTCGAGGTCAACGGCGCGCTGGTCTCCCGCTCGCGCATCTTCCAGCTGCACCCCCTGACCGATGCTGAAGTGCGCCAAGTGATGCAAATGGCGCTGGACGACCCCGAGCGCGGCTACGGCGGCCGCAGCATCCACCTGCACGACGAGGCCGCCGCCCACTTCATCCGCGTGGCCGGCGGCGATGCGCGCAATGCGCTCAATGCCCTGGAGCTGGCCGTGGAGAGCACCCCACCCGATGCCAGCGGCATGATCCAGATCAGCCTGTCCGTGGCGCAGGAATCGATCCAGCGCCGCGCCGTGCTTTATGACAAGGACGGCGACGCCCATTACGACACGATCTCGGCTTTCATCAAGTCGGTGCGCGGCTCCGACCCGGATGCAGCGCTGTACTGGCTGGCCAAGATGCTCTACGCCGGGGAGGACCCGCGCTTTATCCTGCGCCGTCTGGTGATCCTGGCCGGCGAGGACATCGGCCTGGGCGACCCGCTGGGCCTGGTGGTGGCCAACGCCGCCGCCCAATCCTTCGATTTCATCGGCCTGCCGGAGGGCATTTTCCCCATCGTGCACGCCACGCTGTATCTCTCCACGGCGCCCAAGTCCAACAGCGCCCTGGGCTATTTTGCCGCCTACCAGAAGATCGAAGCTGAAGGCAAGGTGGACGTGCCGGACCCGCTGCGCGACAAGAACCGGGACGGCAAGGCGCTGGGCCACGGCCAGGGCTATGTCTATCCGCATGACGAGCCGGAGCATTTTGCCCCGCAGCAGTACCTGCCCAAGGACGTGCTGGGCACCTATTTTTACGACCCGTCCGAGCAAGGCTATGAAGCCGAGGTCAAAGCGCGCCTGGCGCGCTGGCGCGAAGCCCAACGGCTGGCGCTCAACATCACTCGCAGCGAACAGCTGCCCACCCCGGGCCACGACGAAGCCGAAGAGATCAAACGCCGCCACAAGGGCGGCGGGAGCCGCTAG
- a CDS encoding flippase-like domain-containing protein, producing the protein MKRWQFWLGLLISAFFLWLVLRDLHLDDFMAQVQSANYWWLLPGVGVYLLAVWARAWRWHYLLRPLKTVPTASMFPIVAIGYMGNNIYPARAGEILRAVVLKRREGVPVSASLATIIVERIFDGVVMLAFIFINLGELAELGGAGSLLGGLNIQQVAFWGSLVFFGALLVFLLAAMFPAASLRLLAALARLAPVRFRQQLLSLGERFLGGLASLRSPLEILMVFLTSVVIWLLETGKYWFVMHAFNFEVSFFALMLMNGVVNLATTIPSAPGYIGTFDAPGIAVLEAYGVPAAVASSYTFVLHIALWLPITLLGAYYLAREGIRWGEVPTEEPV; encoded by the coding sequence GTGAAGCGTTGGCAATTTTGGCTTGGCCTGTTGATCAGCGCCTTTTTCCTCTGGCTGGTGCTGCGCGACCTGCATTTGGATGACTTCATGGCGCAGGTGCAGTCCGCCAACTACTGGTGGCTGCTGCCGGGCGTGGGCGTTTATCTGCTGGCGGTCTGGGCGCGCGCCTGGCGCTGGCATTACCTGCTGCGCCCGCTGAAGACCGTGCCCACCGCAAGCATGTTCCCCATTGTGGCCATCGGCTACATGGGCAACAACATCTACCCGGCCCGGGCCGGCGAGATCCTGCGCGCCGTGGTGCTCAAACGCCGTGAGGGCGTGCCCGTCTCGGCTTCGTTGGCCACCATTATCGTCGAACGCATCTTCGACGGCGTGGTCATGCTGGCCTTCATCTTCATCAATCTGGGCGAACTGGCCGAACTGGGTGGGGCCGGCAGCCTGCTGGGCGGCCTGAACATCCAGCAGGTCGCCTTTTGGGGCAGCCTGGTCTTCTTCGGGGCGCTGCTGGTCTTCCTGCTGGCCGCCATGTTCCCGGCCGCCAGCCTGCGCCTGCTGGCCGCCCTGGCACGCCTGGCTCCGGTTCGCTTCCGCCAGCAGCTGCTCTCCCTGGGTGAGCGCTTCCTGGGCGGCCTGGCTTCGCTGCGCTCCCCGCTGGAGATCCTGATGGTCTTTTTGACCTCGGTGGTGATCTGGCTGTTGGAGACGGGCAAATATTGGTTCGTGATGCACGCCTTCAACTTCGAGGTCAGTTTCTTCGCCCTGATGCTGATGAATGGCGTGGTCAACCTGGCGACCACCATCCCCTCGGCCCCCGGTTACATCGGCACTTTCGACGCGCCGGGCATCGCCGTGCTGGAAGCCTACGGCGTGCCGGCCGCGGTGGCCAGCAGCTACACCTTCGTTCTGCACATCGCCCTGTGGCTGCCCATCACCCTGCTCGGGGCTTATTACCTGGCCCGTGAGGGCATCCGCTGGGGCGAAGTGCCTACGGAGGAGCCGGTATGA
- a CDS encoding histidine phosphatase family protein — protein sequence MPLVLLIRHGENDFVKTGRAAGRLPGVHLNARGGAQAAALAGALAKPSLAAVYSSPLERARETAAPLAKAHGLKVHIRRDLQETDLGEWQGRLLKDMRREKSWKVLQQAPSRFRFPGGESIPEQQLRLANQIEAICAGHGPKDVIACVSHADPIKLIIAHYLGLPLDQYQRLSVDTASVSTLFIGEAGAQLLNLNWRAGDGAAKPG from the coding sequence ATGCCGCTTGTCCTATTGATTCGCCACGGCGAAAACGACTTCGTCAAAACCGGGCGCGCCGCCGGGCGGCTGCCGGGCGTGCATCTCAACGCCCGCGGGGGGGCTCAGGCCGCCGCGCTGGCCGGCGCGCTGGCCAAGCCGTCGCTGGCGGCGGTGTACAGCAGCCCGCTGGAGCGCGCCCGTGAGACGGCTGCACCGCTGGCCAAGGCCCACGGCCTCAAAGTGCACATCCGCCGTGACCTGCAGGAAACCGACCTGGGTGAGTGGCAGGGTCGCCTGCTCAAGGACATGCGCCGCGAGAAGTCCTGGAAGGTCTTGCAGCAGGCGCCTTCGCGTTTCCGCTTCCCTGGCGGTGAAAGCATCCCCGAGCAGCAGCTGCGCCTGGCTAACCAGATCGAAGCGATCTGCGCCGGCCACGGCCCCAAAGACGTCATCGCCTGCGTCAGCCATGCCGACCCGATCAAGCTGATCATTGCCCACTACCTCGGCCTGCCGCTGGACCAGTACCAACGGCTCTCGGTGGACACGGCCTCGGTCAGTACGCTCTTCATCGGCGAGGCTGGCGCCCAGTTGCTCAACTTAAACTGGCGCGCCGGTGACGGTGCTGCCAAACCCGGCTGA
- a CDS encoding bifunctional riboflavin kinase/FAD synthetase, giving the protein MQHFASLQAAHIQNAWLTIGAFDGVHLGHQQILKQLTAGAHAKGAPAVVLTFDPHPEEVLRGPRSRFYLNTPQQQAEQLAALGVDVLVRHPFNRETAATSARDFVQLLKEHLGLEELWVGHDFALGRNREGDFAALQTLGAELGFSLHPVPALELDGAPVSSSRIRGLIAEGDVAAAARLLGRPFALAGEVVAGAQRGRSIGIPTANVAVDDKLALPANGVYVTRARLGGQAWGAVTNIGLRPTFEDGTLASVVEAHLLDYAGGEFYGQQLQLDFFARLRAEQRFEGVEALLAQIQRDIAAARELLTNH; this is encoded by the coding sequence ATGCAGCACTTCGCCTCGCTGCAAGCCGCCCACATTCAAAATGCCTGGCTGACCATCGGCGCCTTTGACGGCGTGCACCTTGGTCACCAGCAGATCCTCAAGCAACTGACTGCCGGAGCGCACGCCAAGGGCGCCCCGGCAGTTGTGCTTACCTTTGACCCCCACCCTGAAGAAGTGCTGCGCGGCCCGCGCAGCCGTTTTTATTTGAATACGCCGCAGCAGCAAGCCGAGCAGTTGGCCGCCCTGGGCGTGGATGTGTTGGTGCGTCACCCTTTCAACCGTGAAACTGCGGCCACCAGCGCCCGCGATTTTGTGCAGCTGCTGAAAGAGCACCTGGGCCTGGAAGAGCTCTGGGTGGGGCACGACTTTGCCCTGGGGCGTAACCGCGAAGGCGACTTTGCTGCCCTGCAAACTTTGGGCGCTGAACTGGGCTTCAGCCTGCACCCTGTGCCCGCGCTGGAGCTGGATGGCGCGCCGGTCTCGTCCTCGCGCATCCGCGGCCTGATCGCCGAGGGCGATGTGGCCGCAGCGGCGCGGCTGCTGGGCCGGCCCTTTGCCCTGGCGGGCGAAGTGGTCGCCGGCGCGCAGCGCGGCCGCAGCATCGGCATCCCCACCGCCAACGTGGCGGTGGATGACAAGCTGGCCCTGCCTGCCAACGGGGTCTATGTCACCCGGGCGCGTCTCGGTGGGCAGGCATGGGGCGCGGTGACCAACATTGGCCTACGCCCCACCTTCGAAGACGGTACCCTGGCTTCGGTGGTCGAGGCGCACCTGCTGGACTATGCCGGTGGTGAGTTCTACGGCCAGCAGCTGCAGCTGGACTTCTTCGCCCGCTTGCGCGCCGAGCAGCGCTTCGAGGGCGTGGAGGCGCTGCTGGCCCAGATTCAGCGTGACATCGCCGCCGCGCGTGAGCTGCTGACCAACCACTAA
- the rbfA gene encoding 30S ribosome-binding factor RbfA has product MVSQSRAARIAKGIQEMLAEMLLFEVTDPRLQGVFITDVRVDRELSQANVFVSALEGVERSQEILAGLQHASGFLRTQLARRSDLRVFPRLRFVWDPTPENAERIESLIATLNKDSDTDKNG; this is encoded by the coding sequence ATGGTTTCACAATCTCGAGCTGCTCGTATTGCCAAAGGGATTCAGGAAATGCTCGCGGAGATGTTGCTCTTCGAGGTGACTGACCCGCGCCTGCAGGGCGTCTTCATCACGGATGTGCGTGTAGACCGTGAGCTTAGCCAGGCCAATGTCTTTGTTTCTGCGTTGGAAGGCGTGGAGCGTAGCCAGGAGATTTTGGCTGGCTTGCAGCACGCCTCCGGTTTCCTGCGCACACAGTTAGCCAGGCGCAGCGACCTGCGCGTCTTCCCCCGCCTGCGCTTTGTCTGGGACCCTACGCCCGAAAACGCAGAGCGCATTGAGAGCTTGATCGCCACCCTCAACAAGGATAGCGACACGGATAAGAATGGATAG
- a CDS encoding NAD(P)/FAD-dependent oxidoreductase: MKIAIIGAGFGGMAAAYDLRRAGHEVTIYEAAEQAGGLAAGFKQPGWDWWVDKFYHHWFASDRHMLGLIEELGWSDQVLFPRPYTVMYHEGRDGEGGFYPFDSILAALLYPGLGWGLDKIRFGLVGLYLRLSSNWRPLEKTTVDAWMRKWAGERVYERMWLPLVQGKFGPYAKDVNMAWLWARLHARTTRLGTFEGGFQAFADQFAARLGEMGVHIIFNARAERIESANGGGLTLTVNGAEQHFDQILATTSPSLLARLAPQLPEDYLRGLLNLQSMGAVVMTLALDRQLSNEGYYWYNIPKSAGFPFLALVEHTNFVPPEHFGGDHILYCGDYLEVGHEYFSLSDEELLARFIPGIQRVNPDFRRDWVKGVWVHQTNYAQPVPLVNHSANIPDIRTPLPGLYFASMSQVYPWDRGTNFAVEIGRKAAGMMCAATQRQENLLGYTE; this comes from the coding sequence ATGAAGATCGCCATCATCGGCGCCGGCTTCGGCGGTATGGCCGCCGCCTACGACCTGCGCCGCGCCGGGCACGAGGTCACCATCTACGAAGCCGCCGAGCAGGCCGGCGGGCTGGCGGCGGGCTTCAAGCAGCCGGGCTGGGACTGGTGGGTGGACAAGTTCTATCACCACTGGTTCGCCTCTGACAGACACATGCTGGGCCTGATCGAAGAATTGGGCTGGAGCGATCAAGTGCTCTTCCCGCGGCCTTACACGGTCATGTATCACGAGGGGCGTGATGGCGAGGGCGGCTTTTACCCCTTCGACTCGATCCTGGCCGCCCTGCTCTACCCCGGCCTGGGCTGGGGGCTGGACAAGATTCGCTTCGGCCTGGTGGGCCTGTATCTGCGCCTCAGCAGCAATTGGCGGCCGCTGGAAAAGACCACCGTGGACGCCTGGATGCGCAAGTGGGCCGGGGAGCGTGTCTACGAGCGCATGTGGCTGCCGCTGGTGCAGGGCAAGTTTGGCCCCTACGCCAAAGATGTCAACATGGCCTGGCTGTGGGCCCGCCTGCACGCCCGCACCACGCGCCTGGGCACTTTTGAGGGCGGCTTCCAGGCCTTCGCCGACCAGTTCGCCGCCCGCCTGGGCGAGATGGGCGTGCATATCATCTTCAACGCCCGCGCCGAACGCATCGAGAGCGCCAATGGCGGCGGCCTGACCCTGACGGTGAACGGCGCCGAGCAGCATTTCGACCAGATACTGGCGACCACCTCCCCAAGCCTGCTGGCCAGGCTCGCCCCGCAGCTGCCAGAAGATTATTTGCGCGGCCTGCTGAACCTGCAAAGCATGGGTGCGGTGGTGATGACCCTGGCGCTGGACCGACAGCTATCGAACGAGGGCTACTACTGGTACAACATCCCCAAGAGCGCCGGCTTCCCCTTCCTGGCCCTGGTGGAGCACACCAACTTCGTGCCCCCCGAGCACTTCGGCGGCGACCACATCCTGTATTGCGGCGATTATTTGGAAGTCGGCCACGAGTATTTCTCGCTGAGCGACGAGGAACTGCTGGCACGCTTCATCCCCGGCATTCAGCGCGTCAATCCTGATTTTCGCCGCGACTGGGTCAAAGGGGTCTGGGTGCACCAGACGAACTACGCTCAGCCAGTGCCTCTGGTCAACCACTCGGCCAACATTCCCGACATCCGCACACCGCTGCCCGGGCTTTACTTCGCCAGCATGTCGCAGGTCTACCCCTGGGACCGCGGCACCAACTTCGCCGTGGAAATTGGCCGCAAAGCGGCAGGTATGATGTGCGCTGCTACGCAGCGCCAGGAGAACCTACTCGGCTACACCGAGTAA